Proteins encoded together in one Macadamia integrifolia cultivar HAES 741 chromosome 8, SCU_Mint_v3, whole genome shotgun sequence window:
- the LOC122086147 gene encoding linoleate 9S-lipoxygenase A-like: MDHGWYSNLPEWLSSCPLYKCTNLQETNLHVIRGTVVIRRTLGQRGPGNSASIHLYSSTSIDPSNGKARLSEKANLRHGRKGKHNGENSIIYRIKFQVDPEFGVPGAFITKNHNNHEFFLISATLELLHHHVAQNRKFHFDCNSWVYPFSKTHCGRIFFSNACYLPNLTPEAIRPLREEELISLRGNGSGERKEWDRVYDYDYYNDLGSPDKGLEHVRPVLGGSEKYPYPRRGRTGRPPTQEDPSTESRPEMIKLDIYVPPDERFSTQKMSEFISNSIEAIIHFLMPEAKALFKNESSSFDSFEEIHDLYDDNNNNNPNKVLEGWVIEKLKKLVPQELLREMNNIGSKHHQVKFPLPQIIAKNEMAWKDDEEFGHEMLAGVNASIIKCLRKFPPQSKDGWKSNINAAHLEGNLDGLYLDEAMRQGRILMLDHHDYLLPFLERINTQEVCVYASRTLLFQRNNATLKPVAIELSLPSFEEGEVISQVFLPATTGTKASLWHLAKAHVVANDFGYHQLISHWLKTHAVVEPFIIGTRRQLSVMHPIHKLLDPHFKDTMHINALARSILINAGGILEKTLFPGEVSMELSSALYKNWNFRDQSLPNDLLKRNLAFEDEESPTGVQLLFDDYPYGADGLEIWNAIKIWVRGYCSIYYITDASVLSDEEIQAWWSEIRNIGHGDKQNQNWWYRMDTISDLVETLTTLIWIASAFHASVNFGQYDYAGYSPNRPMLCRRFIPMEGTFEFAEFLKDPEKYYLKMLPQRFEMTLGLALMEVLSRHTTEEVYLGQRSLEWTDNEEVHKEFKKFAENLKEVEKRINERNRNPNLKNRYGPAKIPYTLLYPDTSNVSSKGGITGKGIPNSVSI, from the exons ATGGATCATGGGTGGTATTCCAACCTTCCCGAATGGCTGAGCTCTTGCCCCCTTTATAAGTGCACCAATCTGCAGGAAACTAATTTGCATGTTATCAGGGGAACTGTGGTCATTCGCCGGACCCTTGGCCAGCGAGGTCCCGGAAATTCAGCTTCAATCCATCTCTACAGTAGCACCTCAATTGATCCTT CCAATGGGAAAGCTAGGTTGAGTGAGAAAGCAAATTTGAGACATGGCAGGAAAGGCAAACACAATGGGGAGAACAGCATAATATACAGGATTAAGTTCCAAGTCGATCCAGAATTTGGAGTACCTGGGGCTTTCATCACCAAAAACCATAACAATCACGAGTTCTTCCTTATCTCTGCAACTCTTGAgttgctccatcatcatgttgCTCAAAATCGAAAATTTCATTTCGATTGCAACTCTTGGGTTTACCCATTTAGTAAGACACACTGCGGCCGCATCTTCTTCTCTAATGCT TGTTATCTTCCAAATCTTACACCAGAAGCTATAAGACCATTGAGGGAAGAAGAACTTATTAGCTTGAGGGGGAATGGAAGTGGTGAAAGAAAAGAATGGGATCGagtttatgattatgattactATAATGATCTCGGAAGTCCAGATAAAGGCCTTGAACATGTACGACCAGTCCTCGGTGGATCAGAAAAGTACCCATATCCTCGGCGAGGAAGAACAGGGCGCCCTCCTACCCAGGAAG ATCCTTCAACCGAAAGTAGGCCGGAAATGATAAAACTAGACATCTATGTTCCTCCAGACGAGCGATTCAGCACTCAGAAAATGTCAGAGTTCATATCGAATTCAATTGAAGCAATCATACATTTCTTAATGCCTGAGGCCAAAGCTTTGTTTAAGAATGAATCCAGCAGTTTCGACTCATTCGAGGAGATACATGATCTGTATGatgataacaacaacaacaacccaaATAAGGTGCTAGAAGGGTGGGTaatagagaaattgaagaaattagtTCCACAGGAGCTCTTAAGAGAGATGAATAATATTGGAAGCAAACATCATCAAGTCAAATTTCCACTTCCTCAAATTATAGCAA AAAATGAGATGGCTTGGAAGGATGATGAAGAATTCGGACACGAAATGCTTGCAGGGGTTAATGCATCCATAATCAAATGTTTAAGG AAATTTCCACCTCAAAGTAAAGATGGCTGGAAGAGTAACATAAATGCCGCACATTTGGAGGGAAATTTGGATGGTTTATATCTTGATGAG GCAATGAGACAAGGAAGGATATTAATGTTGGATCACCATGACTACCTCCTCCCATTCCTAGAGAGGATAAACACACAAGAGGTTTGTGTGTATGCATCCCGGACCCTTCTATTCCAGAGGAATAATGCAACCCTAAAGCCAGTTGCAATCGAATTGAGCTTACCAAGCTTTGAAGAGGGCGAAGTAATCAGTCAAGTATTTCTACCGGCTACCACTGGCACCAAAGCATCATTGTGGCATCTTGCGAAGGCTCATGTTGTTGCTAATGATTTTGGTTACCATCAATTAATTAGCCATTG GTTAAAGACACATGCAGTCGTTGAGCCCTTTATCATCGGAACTAGAAGACAGTTGAGTGTGATGCATCCGATTCACAAATTGCTTGATCCTCACTTCAAGGATACCATGCATATAAACGCCCTCGCTCGGAGCATTCTCATCAATGCCGGTGGAATTCTAGAGAAGACATTGTTCCCTGGAGAGGTATCAATGGAGTTGTCTTCAGCACTCTACAAAAATTGGAACTTTAGGGACCAATCTCTTCCTAATGATCTTCTCAAGAG GAATTTAGCGTTTGAGGATGAGGAAAGCCCCACAGGAGTGCAACTTCTTTTTGATGACTATCCTTATGGTGCTGATGGACTagagatttggaatgccatcaaGATATGGGTTAGAGGCTATTGCTCAATATACTATATCACTGATGCTTCAGTCCTTTCTGACGAAGAAATCCAAGCATGGTGGTCAGAAATCCGAAACATTGGTCATGGTGACAAGCAGAATCAAAACTGGTGGTACAGAATGGATACAATTTCTGATTTAGTAGAGACTTTAACTACCCTTATATGGATTGCTTCAGCATTTCATGCCTCTGTGAACTTTGGGCAATATGATTATGCCGGCTATTCACCCAACAGACCGATGCTTTGCCGGAGATTTATTCCGATGGAGGGGACATTCGAATTCGCAGAGTTCCTGAAAGACCCAGAAAAGTACTATTTGAAGATGTTGCCCCAAAGATTTGAGATGACTCTAGGTTTGGCACTGATGGAGGTTCTCTCAAGGCACACGACTGAAGAAGTGTACTTGGGTCAGAGATCATTGGAATGGACAGACAATGAGGAGGTTCATAAGGAGTTCAAAAAATTTGCAGAGAATCTGAAAGAGGTAGAGAAAAGAATCAATGAAAGGAATAGAAATCCCAACCTTAAAAACAGGTACGGACCTGCAAAGATTCCATACACACTGTTATACCCTGACACATCCAATGTGAGTTCCAAAGGTGGAATTACAGGGAAGGGAATTCCTAATAGTGTATCAATTTAG